The Benincasa hispida cultivar B227 chromosome 9, ASM972705v1, whole genome shotgun sequence genome has a segment encoding these proteins:
- the LOC120084781 gene encoding serine/threonine-protein kinase OXI1-like: MNDVRDQQEQIPELVFGKLEVVTALGRGAKGVVFLARNAAEDGDAEWLALKVISRELIERKAKIVNSDGAEYRRVCFEREVLQLFRHPLLPRLRGVLNTQRVVGYAIDYCNGRDLNALRKKQTEKMFSDDVIRFYAAELVMALEYVHSLGIVYRDLKPENVMVQHNGHIMLVDFDLSTRLSQKSPKSSPSPSPVVEVMAESKYVMKGKNDKKRKKKRLFHFHRFCNSGVSPEESDHHARVAEKPRSLPDSSDSESSEKSNSFVGTEDYVAPEIVAGKGHDFAVDWWSLGVVLYEMLYGTTPFRGSNRKETFYRILTKSPDLCGEATPLRDLIRKLLEKDPRKRIELEEIKGHDFFKGTDWKLVLGIPRPPSLPEMAEEDIKGNNIIDVESFVQDVFCSEMEKKNQINGEEGKGLIPNYTDSDIFHVF; encoded by the exons ATGAACGATGTGAGAGATCAACAAGAACAAATTCCTGAATTAGTTTTTGGTAAATTGGAAGTGGTGACCGCGCTCGGCCGTGGAGCGAAGGGAGTCGTGTTCTTGGCAAGAAATGCGGCGGAGGACGGCGACGCCGAATGGCTGGCCTTGAAGGTGATTTCGAGAGAATTAATCGAGAGGAAGGCGAAGATTGTGAATAGCGATGGAGCTGAGTATCGCAGAGTTTGCTTTGAACGAGAAGTTTTGCAGCTTTTCCGCCATCCGCTTTTGCCTCGATTGCGAGGAGTTTTGAATACTCAGAGAGTTGTAGGTTACGCCATTGATTATTGTAATGGACGAGATCTTAATGCTCTTAGGAAAAAACAGACCGAAAAAATGTTCTCCGATGACGTTATTAg ATTTTACGCTGCGGAATTAGTTATGGCGTTGGAGTATGTACACAGTTTAGGAATAGTTTACAGAGATTTGAAGCCGGAGAACGTTATGGTTCAACACAACGGCCATATAATGCTTGTGGATTTTGATCTCTCTACAAGACTCTCTCAAAAATCTCCCAAATCATCTCCGTCTCCGTCGCCGGTGGTAGAGGTTATGGCGGAATCTAAATATGTGATGAAAGGTAAAAATGacaagaagaggaagaagaaacgACTCTTTCATTTTCACCGGTTTTGCAACTCCGGCGTATCACCGGAGGAATCCGATCACCACGCTAGAGTGGCGGAGAAACCAAGATCTCTACCGGATTCGTCGGATTCGGAGTCATCGGAGAAGTCGAACTCGTTCGTCGGGACAGAGGACTATGTAGCGCCGGAGATCGTTGCCGGGAAGGGACATGACTTCGCCGTGGACTGGTGGTCACTCGGCGTAGTTCTGTACGAGATGCTGTACGGAACGACGCCGTTTAGAGGATCGAATCGGAAGGAAACGTTCTACCGGATTTTGACGAAGTCGCCGGATCTGTGCGGCGAAGCGACGCCGTTGAGGGATTTGATAAGGAAGTTGCTGGAGAAAGATCCGAGGAAGAGGATCGAACTAGAGGAAATCAAGGGCCACGATTTTTTCAAAGGGACTGACTGGAAATTAGTTCTCGGAATTCCCCGGCCGCCGTCGCTGCCGGAAATGGCGGAAGAGGATATAAAGGGAAATAACATAATTGATGTGGAGTCTTTTGTCCAAGATGTATTTTGCAGCGAAATGGAGAAGAAGAATCAAATTAACGGTGAGGAAGGAAAAGGGTTAATTCCTAATTACACGGACTCTGACATATTTCATGTATTCTAA